One Numenius arquata chromosome 10, bNumArq3.hap1.1, whole genome shotgun sequence DNA segment encodes these proteins:
- the EIF4EBP2 gene encoding eukaryotic translation initiation factor 4E-binding protein 2 — translation MSSAGGRQPSQSRAIPTRTVTLSDAAQLPPDYCTTPGGTLFSTTPGGTRIIYDRKFLLDRRNSPMAQTPPCHLPNIPGVTSPGSAGEEPKADANSLNHQEGKPSMGDDAQFEMDI, via the exons ATGTCGTCCGCCGGCGGCCGCCAGCCCAGCCAGAGCCGGGCCATCCCCACCCGCACCGTGACCCTCAGCGACGCGGCCCAGCTCCCCCCGGACTACTGCACCACCCCCGGCGGCACCCTCTTCTCCACCACCCCGGGAG GCACCCGGATCATCTATGACCGCAAATTCCTGCTGGACCGCCGCAACTCCCCCATGGCCCAGACCCCGCCTTGTCACCTCCCCAATATTCCCGGCGTCACCAGCCCCGGCTCGGCCGGTGAGGAGCCCAAAGCGGATGCCAACAGCCTCAACCACCAGGAAGGGAAGCCATCCATGG GGGACGATGCTCAGTTCGAGATGGATATCTGA